From the genome of Labrus bergylta chromosome 4, fLabBer1.1, whole genome shotgun sequence, one region includes:
- the LOC136179049 gene encoding uncharacterized protein: MMSANDTMRRNKTLLQSTLCVDHILILNKVYEKKLITGREYNNLKSINKGDVEGHVVELVDKIMKKGDETCQAFLHLLQTDEDIKTTYPELKNIQLSVTRPLPLPIQASSSNEGATMPPESKRPKQDDQYQLNSQPSSLCVIINNENQNQAAVKKVAVKKSSKNALAQKTPVKKAVKKPAAKTTPVKKAVKKPAAKTTPVKKAVKKPAAKKTPVNKAVKKPAAKTTPVNKAVKKPAAKTTPVNKAVKKPASKTTPVNKAVKKPASKTTPVKKAVKKPAAKTTPVKKAVKKPAAKTTPVNKAVKKPAAKTTPVKKAVKKPAAKTTPVNKAVKKPAAKTTPVKKAVKKPAAKTTPVNKAVKKPAAKTTPVKKAVKKPAAKTTPVNKAVKKPAAKTTPVNKAVKKPAAKRSKKAAPKKVVKKTPVKKAPAKKAPAKKTAAKKAKK; this comes from the exons ATGATGTCAGCCAATGACACAATGAGACGGAATAAAACACTTCTTCAGTCAACGTTGTGCGTAGATCACATACTAATCCTCAACAAGGTTTATGAGAAGAAACTGATCACTGGACGTGAGTACAACAACCTGAAGAGCATCAACAAAGGAGATGTGGAGGGCCATGTTGTAGAGCTGGTGGATAAGATCATGAAAAAAGGAGATGAGACATGCCAAGCCTTCCTTCACCTACTGCAAACTGACGAAGACATCAAAACCACTTACCCTGAGCTGAAGAACATACAGCTGAGCGTCACCCGCCCGTTACCTCTGCCTATCCAAGCTAGTTCAAGTAATGAAGGAG CCACGATGCCACCAGAGAGCAAGAGGCCAAAGCAG GACGATCAATATCAGCTGAACAGCCAACCGAGCAGCCTCTGTGTCATAATTAACAatgagaatcagaatcaggCTGCAGTGAAGAAAGTAGCAGTCAAGAAGTCCTCAAAGAATGCATTAGCCCAGAAAACCCCGGTGAAGAAGGCAGTCAAAAAGCCAGCAGCCAAGACAACCCCGGTGAAGAAGGCAGTCAAAAAGCCCGCTGCTAAGACAACCCCGGTGAAGAAGGCAGTCAAAAAGCCAGCAGCCAAGAAAACCCCGGTGAATAAGGCAGTCAAAAAGCCAGCAGCCAAGACAACCCCGGTGAATAAGGCAGTCAAAAAGCCAGCAGCCAAGACAACCCCGGTGAATAAGGCAGTCAAAAAGCCAGCATCCAAGACAACTCCGGTGAATAAGGCAGTCAAAAAGCCagcatccaagacaaccccggTGAAGAAGGCAGTCAAAAAGCCCGCTGCTAAGACAACCCCGGTGAAGAAGGCAGTCAAAAAGCCAGCAGCCAAGACAACCCCGGTGAATAAGGCAGTCAAAAAGCCAGCAGCCAAGACAACCCCGGTGAAGAAGGCAGTCAAAAAGCCAGCAGCCAAGACAACCCCGGTGAATAAGGCAGTCAAAAAGCCAGCAGCCAAGACAACCCCGGTGAAGAAGGCAGTCAAAAAGCCAGCAGCCAAGACAACCCCGGTGAATAAGGCAGTCAAAAAGCCAGCAGCCAAGACAACCCCGGTGAAGAAGGCAGTCAAAAAGCCAGCAGCCAAGACAACCCCGGTGAATAAGGCAGTCAAAAAGCCAGCAGCCAAGACAACCCCGGTGAATAAGGCAGTCAAAAAGCCCGCTGCTAAGAGATCCAAGAAGGCTGCCCCGAAGAAGGTGGTGAAGAAGACTCCAGTGAAAAAGGCTCCAGCTAAGAAAGCACCAGCAAAGAAGACTGCAGCCAAGAAGGCCAAGAAGTAG